The proteins below are encoded in one region of Pelagibacterium flavum:
- a CDS encoding type I restriction enzyme HsdR N-terminal domain-containing protein produces the protein MFNPEEVVPEFTADAVGKKGEKVDYAIKIDDQIRILVECKPITTQLDKVHLAQLFRYFTVTSAKFAVLTNGRTFHFHSDLEEPNKLDTRPFLNFDLSDVQPHPLSELKKFERAGFDVERILATAERLKYTSLLKAEIAKMIENPSDDLVKLVAGKVHEERVTAAVMEQFTGLVRSALRAYQAPQEWSCAIRSPIASSLTKVRPDMPAPSLSSDAGRRTQLG, from the coding sequence GTGTTCAACCCGGAGGAGGTTGTTCCCGAGTTCACCGCGGACGCCGTAGGAAAGAAAGGGGAGAAGGTCGATTACGCCATCAAGATCGACGACCAGATCCGCATACTTGTCGAGTGCAAACCGATAACAACTCAACTGGACAAGGTCCACTTGGCGCAACTCTTCCGCTATTTCACTGTCACCAGTGCCAAGTTCGCCGTCCTGACCAATGGCAGAACATTCCATTTTCATAGCGACCTAGAAGAGCCCAACAAGCTCGATACGCGGCCATTCTTGAACTTCGATTTGTCGGACGTCCAACCGCATCCCTTGTCGGAGCTCAAGAAGTTTGAGCGGGCCGGATTTGACGTCGAGAGGATTCTGGCAACAGCCGAACGTCTGAAATACACTTCGCTGTTGAAGGCCGAAATTGCAAAGATGATCGAGAATCCTTCCGACGATTTGGTGAAGCTGGTCGCTGGGAAAGTGCACGAAGAGCGTGTTACCGCAGCGGTAATGGAGCAGTTCACCGGATTGGTCCGGAGTGCCTTGAGAGCTTATCAAGCCCCTCAAGAGTGGTCATGCGCGATCAGAAGCCCTATTGCGTCATCCCTGACGAAAGTCCGGCCAGATATGCCCGCACCTTCGCTGAGCTCAGACGCAGGCAGGCGCACGCAATTGGGGTAA
- a CDS encoding GFA family protein has product MVTAHKGTCFCGSVEIEVSGAPEGMGYCHCTSCRAWSGGPVNAFSLWKPENVRVTKGQDLVGEYAGVPNSKRRFCKQCGGHIMTDHPEWGVTDVFAAAIPSLIFEPGVHVNYAETVLPMRDGLPKYRDFPAEIGGSGKKVAE; this is encoded by the coding sequence ATGGTCACGGCACACAAAGGCACCTGCTTCTGTGGCAGCGTTGAAATCGAGGTTTCCGGCGCTCCGGAAGGGATGGGCTATTGCCACTGCACCTCCTGCCGGGCCTGGTCGGGCGGGCCGGTGAACGCGTTCAGCCTGTGGAAGCCCGAAAATGTGCGAGTCACCAAGGGGCAGGACCTCGTTGGCGAATATGCCGGCGTGCCAAACTCGAAGCGCCGTTTCTGCAAGCAATGCGGCGGGCACATCATGACGGATCACCCCGAATGGGGCGTCACCGATGTCTTCGCAGCCGCGATCCCCAGCTTGATCTTCGAACCGGGCGTACATGTGAACTACGCAGAGACCGTGCTGCCGATGCGGGACGGCCTGCCCAAGTACAGGGACTTTCCGGCCGAAATTGGCGGGTCCGGGAAGAAAGTGGCGGAATAG
- a CDS encoding carbon-nitrogen hydrolase family protein — translation MTKIAIVQEPPVYLDLAASMERAVGLVAQAASKGARLLVFPEAWFPGYPTFAWRLSPGADMGKTDELFALLQANSIDLSRNGMAPLQEAAAEHEMVIVAGYQEVDGEVSGSTLFNSCITIDADGTIANNHRKLMPTNPERMIWGFGDGAGLNVVETAVGRIGALICWESYMPLARFALYAQSIDIYVAPTWDSGATWMATMQHIAREGGCWVIGCATALEASDIPTDIPHHDTLFPNKDEWVNSGDAVVYKPFGGIVAGPMHREKGLLSVEIDVSEARASRRKFDVSGHYSRPDVFSLSVDRRHKRPISFS, via the coding sequence ATGACTAAAATCGCAATTGTTCAGGAGCCGCCAGTCTATCTAGACCTTGCCGCCAGCATGGAGCGTGCCGTCGGACTGGTCGCACAAGCCGCCAGCAAGGGCGCCCGGCTGTTGGTCTTTCCCGAGGCCTGGTTTCCCGGTTATCCGACCTTCGCCTGGCGCCTCTCACCCGGTGCCGACATGGGAAAAACAGACGAATTGTTCGCCTTGCTGCAAGCCAACTCCATCGACTTGAGCCGCAATGGCATGGCTCCGTTGCAGGAAGCCGCCGCCGAGCATGAGATGGTGATCGTGGCCGGTTATCAGGAAGTTGATGGCGAGGTGTCGGGTTCGACCCTGTTCAATTCCTGCATCACCATCGATGCCGACGGCACCATCGCGAACAATCACCGCAAACTGATGCCAACAAACCCGGAGCGCATGATCTGGGGTTTTGGTGACGGGGCGGGCCTCAATGTCGTCGAAACAGCGGTGGGACGGATCGGTGCGCTCATCTGCTGGGAGAGCTACATGCCACTGGCGCGTTTTGCCCTGTATGCCCAGAGCATCGACATCTATGTCGCGCCGACATGGGACAGCGGCGCCACGTGGATGGCCACGATGCAGCATATCGCCCGCGAAGGCGGCTGTTGGGTGATCGGATGCGCGACGGCGCTCGAGGCTTCTGACATTCCCACTGACATCCCGCATCACGACACTTTATTTCCAAACAAGGATGAATGGGTGAACTCCGGCGATGCCGTGGTCTACAAGCCCTTCGGCGGGATCGTCGCCGGGCCCATGCACCGCGAGAAAGGGCTGCTTTCGGTCGAGATCGACGTCTCGGAAGCTCGAGCCTCCCGCCGGAAGTTCGACGTCAGCGGCCACTATTCCCGCCCTGACGTGTTTTCGCTCTCGGTCGACAGAAGGCACAAGCGGCCGATATCGTTCAGTTGA
- a CDS encoding winged helix-turn-helix transcriptional regulator, with protein sequence MRGSYGQFCPISMASEILCARWTPLLIRELLCGSTRFNDLRRGLPRMSPTLLSKRLGELEAVGVVQCFSGNSGAREYRLTKAGKELRPLVMGIGAWGQRWVESEISLNNLDPELLIWDMHRFLNVDPLPERRVCLQFVFNNLPTARQNYWLLADPQSGIEACYADPGYAVDLYSECSLRTMTAIWMGLDSVEKAVNDGRLELTGPPEIAARMQEWLGLSPFAREERMTS encoded by the coding sequence ATGCGTGGCAGCTACGGTCAGTTCTGTCCGATTTCGATGGCTTCGGAGATCTTATGTGCACGCTGGACGCCGCTTTTGATCCGCGAGCTTCTGTGCGGCAGCACGCGGTTTAACGATCTCCGGCGTGGCCTGCCGCGAATGTCGCCAACGCTGTTGTCAAAACGGCTGGGAGAATTGGAGGCGGTAGGAGTTGTTCAATGTTTCAGCGGCAACTCGGGTGCAAGGGAGTACCGCCTGACAAAGGCCGGAAAAGAGCTTCGCCCGCTTGTCATGGGGATCGGCGCATGGGGACAAAGATGGGTGGAAAGCGAAATTTCCCTCAACAATCTCGATCCTGAATTGCTGATATGGGACATGCATCGCTTCCTGAACGTCGACCCGCTGCCGGAGCGTCGGGTTTGCCTCCAGTTCGTGTTCAACAATCTCCCGACCGCGCGGCAGAACTATTGGTTGCTGGCCGATCCGCAGTCCGGCATCGAGGCCTGTTATGCTGATCCAGGCTACGCGGTTGATCTCTACTCTGAATGCAGCTTGCGCACCATGACCGCGATCTGGATGGGTTTGGACTCGGTCGAAAAAGCGGTAAATGATGGAAGGCTCGAGTTGACCGGCCCACCTGAGATCGCCGCCCGAATGCAGGAGTGGCTTGGCCTCAGCCCGTTTGCTCGTGAGGAGCGGATGACGTCCTAG